The following coding sequences lie in one Sorex araneus isolate mSorAra2 chromosome 4, mSorAra2.pri, whole genome shotgun sequence genomic window:
- the HHATL gene encoding protein-cysteine N-palmitoyltransferase HHAT-like protein isoform X3, giving the protein MSSSSPSRDTCCLPSSARWSPPSSAPGCMPCTGPWPCWAPWAPGTCCCCSATAWASTWPPSRASPGSVLVSAWPASPPSRWTPSSPGRGAVPRRRLLLGAALHQLRAGELRPPGAPLLPGRPAQVQLLPALLLLRAHHDLRPLPCPDPGLPQVSQVEPVRREGELWRIRAQAGLSVVSIVAVDIFFHFFYILTIPSDLKFANRLPDSALAGLAYSNLVYDWVKAAVLFGVVNTVARLDHLDPPQAPKCITALYLFSETHFDRGINDWLCKYVYDYIGGEHSEVIPELVASVATFAVTTLWLGPCDIVYLWSLLNCFGLNFELWVLKLAEWGPLARIEATLSEQMSRRIRAFFGAINFWAIIMYNLVSLNSLEFTELVARRLLLTGFPQTTLAVLFVTYCGVQLVKERERTLALEEERQDKEKPE; this is encoded by the exons ATGTCATCGTCTTCGCCCTCTCGGGACACGTGctgtttgccaagctctgcacgATGGTCGCCCCCCAG CTCCGCTCCTGGATGTATGCCGTGTACGGGGCCTTGGCCGTGCTGGGCACCATGGGCCCCTGgtacctgctgctgctgctcggcCACTGCCTGGGCCTCTACGTGGCCTCCCTCTCgggccagtcctggctctgtcttgGTGTCGGCCTGGCCGGCCTCGCCTCCTTCAAGATGGACCCCCTCATCTCCTGGCAG AGGTGCTGTTCCACGGCGGCGGCTGCTTCTCGGTGCTGCGCTGCACCAGCTTCGCGCTGGAGAGCTGCGCCCGCCCGGGGCACCGCTACTCCCTGGCCGACCTGCTCAAGTACAACTTCTACCTGCCCTTCTTCTTCTTCGGGCCCATCATGACCTTCGACCGCTTCCATGCCCAG ACCCCGGCCTCCCCCAGGTGAGCCAGGTGGAGCCGGTGAGGCGCGAGGGTGAGCTGTGGCGCATCAGGGCACAGGCGGGCCTCAGCGTGGTGTCCATCGTGGCCGTGGACatcttcttccacttcttctaCATCCTCACCATCCCCAGCGACCTCAAGTTCGCCAACCGCCTCCCCGACAGTGCCCTCG CTGGCCTGGCCTACTCAAACCTGGTGTATGACTGGGTGAAAGCGGCCGTCCTCTTCGGCGTGGTCAACACGGTAGCGCGCCTGGACCACCTGGACCCGCCGCAGGCTCCCAAGTGCATCACGGCGCTCTACCTCTTCTCCGAAAC GCACTTCGATCGCGGCATCAATGACTGGCTTTGCAA GTACGTCTACGACTACATCGGTGGGGAGCACTctgaagtgatcccagagctggTGGCCTCTGTGGCCACCTTCGCCGTCACCACTCTGTGGCTCGGGCCTTGTGACATCGTCTACCTGTGGTCACTCCTGAACTGCTTTGGCCTCAACTTTGAGCTCTGGGTGCTGAAGCTGGCAGAGTGGGGGCCCCTGGCACGAATTGAG GCCACGCTGTCGGAGCAGATGTCCCGCAGGATCCGGGCCTTCTTCGGGGCCATCAACTTCTGGGCCATCATCATGTACAACCTTGTAAGCCTGAACAGCCTCGAGTTCACCGAGCTGGTGGCCCGCCGCTTACTCCTCACAG GCTTCCCCCAGACCACCCTGGCGGTCCTGTTTGTCACCTACTGTGGGGTCCAGCTGGTGAAGGAGCGGGAGCGAACCCTGGCCctggaggaggagaggcaggaCAAAGAGAAGCCGGAATGA
- the HHATL gene encoding protein-cysteine N-palmitoyltransferase HHAT-like protein isoform X1, producing MDVADFEWVMWFTSFRNVIVFALSGHVLFAKLCTMVAPQLRSWMYAVYGALAVLGTMGPWYLLLLLGHCLGLYVASLSGQSWLCLGVGLAGLASFKMDPLISWQSGFVTGTFDLQEVLFHGGGCFSVLRCTSFALESCARPGHRYSLADLLKYNFYLPFFFFGPIMTFDRFHAQVSQVEPVRREGELWRIRAQAGLSVVSIVAVDIFFHFFYILTIPSDLKFANRLPDSALAGLAYSNLVYDWVKAAVLFGVVNTVARLDHLDPPQAPKCITALYLFSETHFDRGINDWLCKYVYDYIGGEHSEVIPELVASVATFAVTTLWLGPCDIVYLWSLLNCFGLNFELWVLKLAEWGPLARIEATLSEQMSRRIRAFFGAINFWAIIMYNLVSLNSLEFTELVARRLLLTGFPQTTLAVLFVTYCGVQLVKERERTLALEEERQDKEKPE from the exons ATG gACGTGGCGGACTTCGAGTGGGTGATGTGGTTTACCTCCTTCCGCAATGTCATCGTCTTCGCCCTCTCGGGACACGTGctgtttgccaagctctgcacgATGGTCGCCCCCCAG CTCCGCTCCTGGATGTATGCCGTGTACGGGGCCTTGGCCGTGCTGGGCACCATGGGCCCCTGgtacctgctgctgctgctcggcCACTGCCTGGGCCTCTACGTGGCCTCCCTCTCgggccagtcctggctctgtcttgGTGTCGGCCTGGCCGGCCTCGCCTCCTTCAAGATGGACCCCCTCATCTCCTGGCAG AGCGGGTTTGTAACGGGCACTTTTGATCTCCAAGAGGTGCTGTTCCACGGCGGCGGCTGCTTCTCGGTGCTGCGCTGCACCAGCTTCGCGCTGGAGAGCTGCGCCCGCCCGGGGCACCGCTACTCCCTGGCCGACCTGCTCAAGTACAACTTCTACCTGCCCTTCTTCTTCTTCGGGCCCATCATGACCTTCGACCGCTTCCATGCCCAG GTGAGCCAGGTGGAGCCGGTGAGGCGCGAGGGTGAGCTGTGGCGCATCAGGGCACAGGCGGGCCTCAGCGTGGTGTCCATCGTGGCCGTGGACatcttcttccacttcttctaCATCCTCACCATCCCCAGCGACCTCAAGTTCGCCAACCGCCTCCCCGACAGTGCCCTCG CTGGCCTGGCCTACTCAAACCTGGTGTATGACTGGGTGAAAGCGGCCGTCCTCTTCGGCGTGGTCAACACGGTAGCGCGCCTGGACCACCTGGACCCGCCGCAGGCTCCCAAGTGCATCACGGCGCTCTACCTCTTCTCCGAAAC GCACTTCGATCGCGGCATCAATGACTGGCTTTGCAA GTACGTCTACGACTACATCGGTGGGGAGCACTctgaagtgatcccagagctggTGGCCTCTGTGGCCACCTTCGCCGTCACCACTCTGTGGCTCGGGCCTTGTGACATCGTCTACCTGTGGTCACTCCTGAACTGCTTTGGCCTCAACTTTGAGCTCTGGGTGCTGAAGCTGGCAGAGTGGGGGCCCCTGGCACGAATTGAG GCCACGCTGTCGGAGCAGATGTCCCGCAGGATCCGGGCCTTCTTCGGGGCCATCAACTTCTGGGCCATCATCATGTACAACCTTGTAAGCCTGAACAGCCTCGAGTTCACCGAGCTGGTGGCCCGCCGCTTACTCCTCACAG GCTTCCCCCAGACCACCCTGGCGGTCCTGTTTGTCACCTACTGTGGGGTCCAGCTGGTGAAGGAGCGGGAGCGAACCCTGGCCctggaggaggagaggcaggaCAAAGAGAAGCCGGAATGA
- the KLHL40 gene encoding kelch-like protein 40 has translation MALGLEQAEEQRLYQQTLLQDGLKDMLDHGKFLDCVVRVGEREFPCHRLVLAACSPFFRARFLAEPEGSGELRLEEVSPDVVAQVLHYLYTSEISLDEASVQDLFAAAHRFQIPSIFTICVSFLQKRLCLSNCLAVFRLGLLLDCARLAVAARDFICARFALVARDADFLGLSADELIAIISSDGLNVEKEEAVFEAVMKWAGSGDAEAQAERQRSLPTVFESVRCRLLPRAFLESRVERHPLVRAQPELLRKLQMVKDAHDGRLTVLRKKKKEPSKGGASAKAADKGPDAAKAEDKKEEEEEEERILPGILNDTLRFGMFLQDLILMINEEGTVAYDPAANECYCASLSTQIPKNHVSLTTKENQVFVAGGLFYNDDNKEDPMSAYFLQFDHLDSEWLGMPPLPSPRCLFGLGEALNSIYVVGGRELKEGELSLDSVMCYDRQSFKWGESDPLPYAVYGHAVISHMDLVYVLGGKGSNRKCLNKMCVYDPKKFEWKELAPMQTARSLFGATIHDGRIFVVAGVTDTGLTSSAEVYSITDNKWTPFEAFPQERSSLSLVSLAGTLYAIGGFATLETESGELVPTELNDIWRYNEEEKKWEGVLREIAYAAGATFLPVRLNVLRLTKM, from the exons ATGGCACTGGGCTTGGAACAGGCGGAGGAGCAGCGGTTGTACCAGCAGACGCTCCTGCAGGACGGACTCAAGGACATGCTGGACCACGGCAAGTTCCTGGACTGCGTGGTGCGGGTCGGGGAGCGCGAGTTCCCATGCCACCGCCTGGTGCTGGCGGCCTGCAGCCCCTTCTTCCGCGCGCGTTTCCTGGCCGAGCCAGAGGGCTCGGGGGAGCTGCGCCTGGAGGAGGTGTCCCCGGACGTGGTGGCCCAGGTGCTGCACTACCTGTACACGTCGGAGATCTCGCTGGACGAGGCGAGCGTGCAGGATCTGTTCGCCGCCGCGCACCGCTTCCAGATCCCGTCCATCTTCACCATCTGCGTGTCCTTCCTCCAGAAGCGCCTGTGCCTCTCTAACTGCCTGGCCGTCTtccgcctgggcctcctgctggaCTGCGCGCGCCTCGCCGTGGCCGCCCGCGACTTCATCTGCGCGCGCTTTGCGCTCGTGGCGCGCGACGCCGACTTCCTCGGGCTCTCGGCCGACGAGCTCATCGCCATCATCTCCAGCGACGGGCTCAacgtggagaaggaggaggcggtGTTCGAGGCGGTGATGAAGTGGGCGGGCAGCGGCGACGCCGAGGCGCAGGCCGAGCGCCAGCGCTCGCTGCCCACGGTCTTCGAGAGCGTGCGCTGCCGCCTGCTGCCGCGCGCCTTCCTGGAGAGCCGCGTGGAGCGCCACCCTCTCGTGCGCGCCCAGCCCGAGCTGCTGCGCAAGCTCCAGATGGTGAAGGACGCGCACGACGGCCGCCTCACGGTGCTGCGCAAGAAGAAGAAGGAGCCGAGCAAGGGGGGAGCCAGCGCCAAGGCGGCGGACAAGGGCCCCGACGCCGCCAAGGCAGAGgataagaaggaagaggaggaggaggaggagcgcaTCCTCCCGGGCATTCTCAACGACACTCTGCGCTTTGGCATGTTCCTGCAGGACCTCATCTTGATGATCAATGAGGAGGGCACCGTGGCTTATGATCCGGCAGCCAATGAATGCTACTGTGCCTCgctttccacccagatccccaagaACCATGTCAGCCTGACAACCAAGGAGAATCAGGTGTTCGTGGCTGGGGGCCTCTTCTACAACGATGACAACAAAGAGGACCCCATGAGTGCTTACTTCCTGCAG TTTGATCACCTGGACTCAGAGTGGCTGGGGATGCCGCCGCTGCCCTCGCCGCGCTGCCTCTTTGGCCTGGGAGAGGCTCTCAACTCCATCTACGTGGTGGGCGGCCGAGAGCTCAAGGAAGGCGAACTCAGTCTGGACTCAGTCATGTGCTATGACCGGCA GTCTTTCAAATGGGGCGAATCGGACCCGCTGCCTTACGCCGTGTACGGCCACGCGGTGATCTCGCATATGGACCTAGTCTATGTCCTTGGGGGCAAAGGCAGCAACAG gaaaTGCCTGAACAAGATGTGTGTCTATGACCCGAAGAAGTTCGAGTGGAAGGAGCTCGCGCCTATGCAGACTGCCCGCTCACTCTTTGGGGCCACCATCCATGATGGCCGCATATTCGTGGTTGCTGGGGTCACAGACACAGGACTGACCAGTTCCGCAGAGGTGTACAGCATCACAGACAACAA gTGGACGCCCTTTGAGGCCTTCCCGCAGGAGCGAAGCTCGCTCAGCCTAGTCAGCCTCGCGGGCACACTCTACGCCATTGGGGGCTTTGCCACTCTGGAGACAGAGTCCGGGGAGCTGGTCCCCACGGAGCTCAATGACATCTGGAG GTATAACGAGGAGGAGAAGAAGTGGGAGGGCGTCCTGCGGGAGATCGCCTACGCCGCGGGTGCCACCTTCCTCCCGGTGCGCCTCAACGTGCTTCGGCTCACTAAAATGTGA
- the HHATL gene encoding protein-cysteine N-palmitoyltransferase HHAT-like protein isoform X2, protein MGVRTALPVAELGLYSLVLSGALAYASQGLLEASQDGAHRKTFRESVRPGWEYIGRKMDVADFEWVMWFTSFRNVIVFALSGHVLFAKLCTMVAPQLRSWMYAVYGALAVLGTMGPWYLLLLLGHCLGLYVASLSGQSWLCLGVGLAGLASFKMDPLISWQSGFVTGTFDLQEVLFHGGGCFSVLRCTSFALESCARPGHRYSLADLLKYNFYLPFFFFGPIMTFDRFHAQVSQVEPVRREGELWRIRAQAGLSVVSIVAVDIFFHFFYILTIPSDLKFANRLPDSALAGLAYSNLVYDWVKAAVLFGVVNTVARLDHLDPPQAPKCITALYLFSETHFDRGINDWLCKYVYDYIGGEHSEVIPELVASVATFAVTTLWLGPCDIVYLWSLLNCFGLNFELWVLKLAEWGPLARIEATLSEQMSRRIRAFFGAINFWAIIMYNLVSLNSLEFTELVARRLLLTGFPQTTLAVLFVTYCGVQLVKERERTLALEEERQDKEKPE, encoded by the exons ATGGGCGTCAGGACAGCATTGCCCGTGGCGGAGCTGGGCCTGTACTCCCTGGTGCTGAGCGGGGCACTGGCCTATGCCAGCCAGGGCCTGCTGGAGGCCTCGCAAG ATGGGGCCCATAGGAAGACCTTCCGGGAGTCCGTGCGGCCCGGCTGGGAGTACATTGGCCGGAAGATG gACGTGGCGGACTTCGAGTGGGTGATGTGGTTTACCTCCTTCCGCAATGTCATCGTCTTCGCCCTCTCGGGACACGTGctgtttgccaagctctgcacgATGGTCGCCCCCCAG CTCCGCTCCTGGATGTATGCCGTGTACGGGGCCTTGGCCGTGCTGGGCACCATGGGCCCCTGgtacctgctgctgctgctcggcCACTGCCTGGGCCTCTACGTGGCCTCCCTCTCgggccagtcctggctctgtcttgGTGTCGGCCTGGCCGGCCTCGCCTCCTTCAAGATGGACCCCCTCATCTCCTGGCAG AGCGGGTTTGTAACGGGCACTTTTGATCTCCAAGAGGTGCTGTTCCACGGCGGCGGCTGCTTCTCGGTGCTGCGCTGCACCAGCTTCGCGCTGGAGAGCTGCGCCCGCCCGGGGCACCGCTACTCCCTGGCCGACCTGCTCAAGTACAACTTCTACCTGCCCTTCTTCTTCTTCGGGCCCATCATGACCTTCGACCGCTTCCATGCCCAG GTGAGCCAGGTGGAGCCGGTGAGGCGCGAGGGTGAGCTGTGGCGCATCAGGGCACAGGCGGGCCTCAGCGTGGTGTCCATCGTGGCCGTGGACatcttcttccacttcttctaCATCCTCACCATCCCCAGCGACCTCAAGTTCGCCAACCGCCTCCCCGACAGTGCCCTCG CTGGCCTGGCCTACTCAAACCTGGTGTATGACTGGGTGAAAGCGGCCGTCCTCTTCGGCGTGGTCAACACGGTAGCGCGCCTGGACCACCTGGACCCGCCGCAGGCTCCCAAGTGCATCACGGCGCTCTACCTCTTCTCCGAAAC GCACTTCGATCGCGGCATCAATGACTGGCTTTGCAA GTACGTCTACGACTACATCGGTGGGGAGCACTctgaagtgatcccagagctggTGGCCTCTGTGGCCACCTTCGCCGTCACCACTCTGTGGCTCGGGCCTTGTGACATCGTCTACCTGTGGTCACTCCTGAACTGCTTTGGCCTCAACTTTGAGCTCTGGGTGCTGAAGCTGGCAGAGTGGGGGCCCCTGGCACGAATTGAG GCCACGCTGTCGGAGCAGATGTCCCGCAGGATCCGGGCCTTCTTCGGGGCCATCAACTTCTGGGCCATCATCATGTACAACCTTGTAAGCCTGAACAGCCTCGAGTTCACCGAGCTGGTGGCCCGCCGCTTACTCCTCACAG GCTTCCCCCAGACCACCCTGGCGGTCCTGTTTGTCACCTACTGTGGGGTCCAGCTGGTGAAGGAGCGGGAGCGAACCCTGGCCctggaggaggagaggcaggaCAAAGAGAAGCCGGAATGA